A section of the Telopea speciosissima isolate NSW1024214 ecotype Mountain lineage chromosome 3, Tspe_v1, whole genome shotgun sequence genome encodes:
- the LOC122654685 gene encoding ESCRT-related protein CHMP1B-like: protein MGNTEKLMNQIMELKFTAKSLQRQARKCEKDEKAEKLKVKKAIEKGNMDGARIYAENAIRKRSEQMNYLRLSSRLDAVVARLDTQAKMTTINKSMANIVKSLDSTLASGNLQKMSETMDQFEKQFVNMEVQAEFMESSMAGSTSLSTPEGEVNSLMQQVADDYGLEVSVGLPQPAAHAIPTKSSEKVDEGDLSRRLADLKARG, encoded by the coding sequence ATGGGAAACACGGAGAAGCTGATGAACCAGATCATGGAGCTTAAATTCACTGCTAAGAGCTTGCAACGTCAAGCCCGTAAGTGCGAGAAAGATGAGAAGGCAGAGAAGCTCAAGGTCAAGAAGGCAATCGAGAAGGGTAACATGGACGGAGCCCGAATCTATGCCGAGAACGCTATTCGTAAGCGCAGCGAACAGATGAATTACCTCCGGTTATCCTCTCGTCTCGATGCCGTTGTTGCTCGGCTCGATACCCAGGCTAAGATGACCACTATCAACAAGTCTATGGCTAACATCGTTAAATCCCTTGATTCTACCCTTGCCTCCGGGAACCTGCAGAAGATGTCGGAGACCATGGACCAGTTCGAGAAGCAGTTCGTTAATATGGAGGTTCAGGCTGAATTCATGGAGAGTTCAATGGCTGGAAGCACATCTCTCTCCACGCCTGAAGGTGAGGTCAACAGCCTCATGCAGCAGGTCGCCGATGATTATGGCTTGGAAGTCTCTGTTGGTCTGCCTCAGCCTGCAGCTCACGCTATTCCGACCAAGTCTTCGGAGAAGGTGGATGAGGGCGACCTTTCCAGACGCCTTGCTGACCTCAAGGCCAGGGGGTAG
- the LOC122654684 gene encoding anoctamin-like protein Os01g0706700 isoform X1, with the protein MDSHSEEQTGFEIAIVVPKRSSKEGDDSCNWVEFLMFELQKVGLIVEKVTGLSDEFIKLAAPLETLGRAAAELQIRKLTSIGMDLQFEWDEVDAFVRQPDGSLFSWCERFHCFHHIIYGIVNRKESVVTLNFDGKEFGWKPGESLLTMLQSEGVVKQVFPLHDEAKRKQLLRNWALHWRDVTHQPIDEIYSYFGTKIATYFAFLGMYTRWMFFPVAFGVTLQLFDFGSWQLLGLPIFFICITSWAVLFFQFWKRKNSALLARWQKSYLAEVERNSVQSSVELMKKSGTNNKKEAFQRDEWFGHLLRFRNDAIVISSIICLQLPFELAYAHLYEVLGSDVMKFGLTALYLFTIQYLTKIGGKVSVELIKHETDKSTEYRADSLVYKVFGLYFMQSYIGLFYHALLHRNIMTLRQVLIQRLIVSQVLQNILENSIPYLQYSYKKYRAVSKKKHESGSSTGKIRLASRVEKEYLKPVYSASIGEELEDGLFDDYLELTLQFGMIMMFACAFPLAFSFAALNNITEIRTDALKLLVMFRRPVPRPAATIGAWLNIFQFLIVMSICTNCGLLICLYDLEGKWRMEPGLAAILIIEHILLLIKFGFSRFVPEEPAWVKQNRVKNAAQAQEVCSKQLLRSISERKYNRDE; encoded by the exons ATGGATAGCCATTCTGAAGAACAGACTGGTTTTGAGATAGCGATTGTGGTACCAAAGAGGAGTTCTAAGGAAGGAGATGATAGCTGTAATTGGGTTGAGTTTTTGATGTTTGAATTGCAGAAAGTGGGATTGATTGTTGAGAAAGTCACTGGGCTTTCAGATGAATTTATTAAG TTGGCAGCACCTTTGGAGACATTGGGGAGAGCTGCAGCTGAGTTGCAGATAAGAAAGCTTACTTCCATTG GAATGGATTTACAGTTTGAATGGGATGAGGTTGATGCATTCGTGAGGCAGCCTGATGGTTCATTGTTTAGTTGGTGTGAGCGGTTCCACTGCTTCCATCACATTATTTATGGAATT GTAAACAGGAAGGAGTCGGTTGTTACTCTAAATTTTGATGGAAAAGAATTTGGGTGGAAACCAGGGGAATCTCTACTAACAATGTTGCAATCTGAAGGTGTTGTCAAACAGGTTTTTCCTCTCCATG ATGAAGCAAAGAGGAAGCAGCTCTTAAGGAATTGGGCACTACATTGGAGGGATGTCACACATCAACCGATTGATGAGATTTACTCATATTTTGGGACAAAG ATTGCAACATATTTTGCTTTTCTTGGAATGTATACACGGTGGATGTTCTTTCCAGTAGCGTTTGGAGTTACTCTGCAGTTGTTTGATTTTGG ATCATGGCAGCTATTGGGACTTCCAATTTTCTTCATATGCATTACATCGTGGGCTGTATTGTTCTTTCAGTTCTGGAAGCGTAAGAACTCTGCTCTTTTAGCCAG ATGGCAGAAAAGTTATTTAGCGGAAGTGGAAAGGAACTCCGTCCAGTCCTCTGTGGAGCTCATGAAGAAATCAGGGACCAATAACAAAAAAGAAGCTTTTCAAAGAGATGAGTGGTTTGGTCATCTTCTACGATTCAGAAATGATGCAATTGTTATCTCAAGTATAATTTGTCTCCAATTGCCGTTTGAGCTGGCTTATGCTCATCTATATGAAGTTCTTGGGTCCGATGTGATGAA GTTTGGGCTTACAGCTTTGTATCTTTTTACAATTCAGTATCTCACTAAGATTGGGGGCAAGGTTTCAGTCGAGCTCATTAAACATGAAACTGACAAAAGCACTGAATATAGGGCTGATAGCTTGGTCTACAAG GTTTTTGGTCTATACTTTATGCAATCATATATTGGTCTGTTTTATCATGCCCTTCTGCACCGCAACATCATGACCCTCCGCCAAGTCTTGATTCAACGTCTGATTGTGTCTCAG GTGCTGCAGAATATATTGGAGAATTCCATTCCATACCTCCAATACAGCTATAAAAAATATAGAGCTGTTAG CAAGAAAAAACACGAGAGTGGATCGTCAACAGGGAAGATTCGTCTGGCTtctagagtagaaaaagagtatCTAAAACCAGTTTACTCTGCCAGCATTGGggaagaacttgaagatggtTTATTCGATG ACTATCTGGAGTTGACATTGCAGTTTGGAATGATCATGATGTTTGCATGTGCATTTCCCCTCGCATTCTCCTTTGCTGCCTTG AACAATATCACAGAGATAAGGACAGATGCACTGAAGCTGCTTGTCATGTTTAGGAGGCCTGTTCCTCGTCCTGCTGCAACTATTGGAGCTTGGCTGAATATATTTCAG TTTCTTATAGTTATGTCAATCTGCACCAACTGTGGGCTTCTCATTTGCTTGTATGATCTTGAGGGTAAATGGAGAATGGAGCCAGGCCTAGCAGCTATTCTCATCATCGAGCACATCCTCCTGCTTATCAAATTTGGATTCTCACGGTTTGTGCCAGAG GAACCTGCTTGGGTAAAACAAAACCGCGTGAAGAATGCAGCACAAGCACAGGAAGTGTGCTCTAAACAACTTTTGAGGAGCATCTCTGAGAGGAAATATAATAGGGATGAGTGA
- the LOC122654684 gene encoding anoctamin-like protein Os01g0706700 isoform X2 translates to MVHCLVGVNRKESVVTLNFDGKEFGWKPGESLLTMLQSEGVVKQVFPLHDEAKRKQLLRNWALHWRDVTHQPIDEIYSYFGTKIATYFAFLGMYTRWMFFPVAFGVTLQLFDFGSWQLLGLPIFFICITSWAVLFFQFWKRKNSALLARWQKSYLAEVERNSVQSSVELMKKSGTNNKKEAFQRDEWFGHLLRFRNDAIVISSIICLQLPFELAYAHLYEVLGSDVMKFGLTALYLFTIQYLTKIGGKVSVELIKHETDKSTEYRADSLVYKVFGLYFMQSYIGLFYHALLHRNIMTLRQVLIQRLIVSQVLQNILENSIPYLQYSYKKYRAVSKKKHESGSSTGKIRLASRVEKEYLKPVYSASIGEELEDGLFDDYLELTLQFGMIMMFACAFPLAFSFAALNNITEIRTDALKLLVMFRRPVPRPAATIGAWLNIFQFLIVMSICTNCGLLICLYDLEGKWRMEPGLAAILIIEHILLLIKFGFSRFVPEEPAWVKQNRVKNAAQAQEVCSKQLLRSISERKYNRDE, encoded by the exons ATGGTTCATTGTTTAGTTGGT GTAAACAGGAAGGAGTCGGTTGTTACTCTAAATTTTGATGGAAAAGAATTTGGGTGGAAACCAGGGGAATCTCTACTAACAATGTTGCAATCTGAAGGTGTTGTCAAACAGGTTTTTCCTCTCCATG ATGAAGCAAAGAGGAAGCAGCTCTTAAGGAATTGGGCACTACATTGGAGGGATGTCACACATCAACCGATTGATGAGATTTACTCATATTTTGGGACAAAG ATTGCAACATATTTTGCTTTTCTTGGAATGTATACACGGTGGATGTTCTTTCCAGTAGCGTTTGGAGTTACTCTGCAGTTGTTTGATTTTGG ATCATGGCAGCTATTGGGACTTCCAATTTTCTTCATATGCATTACATCGTGGGCTGTATTGTTCTTTCAGTTCTGGAAGCGTAAGAACTCTGCTCTTTTAGCCAG ATGGCAGAAAAGTTATTTAGCGGAAGTGGAAAGGAACTCCGTCCAGTCCTCTGTGGAGCTCATGAAGAAATCAGGGACCAATAACAAAAAAGAAGCTTTTCAAAGAGATGAGTGGTTTGGTCATCTTCTACGATTCAGAAATGATGCAATTGTTATCTCAAGTATAATTTGTCTCCAATTGCCGTTTGAGCTGGCTTATGCTCATCTATATGAAGTTCTTGGGTCCGATGTGATGAA GTTTGGGCTTACAGCTTTGTATCTTTTTACAATTCAGTATCTCACTAAGATTGGGGGCAAGGTTTCAGTCGAGCTCATTAAACATGAAACTGACAAAAGCACTGAATATAGGGCTGATAGCTTGGTCTACAAG GTTTTTGGTCTATACTTTATGCAATCATATATTGGTCTGTTTTATCATGCCCTTCTGCACCGCAACATCATGACCCTCCGCCAAGTCTTGATTCAACGTCTGATTGTGTCTCAG GTGCTGCAGAATATATTGGAGAATTCCATTCCATACCTCCAATACAGCTATAAAAAATATAGAGCTGTTAG CAAGAAAAAACACGAGAGTGGATCGTCAACAGGGAAGATTCGTCTGGCTtctagagtagaaaaagagtatCTAAAACCAGTTTACTCTGCCAGCATTGGggaagaacttgaagatggtTTATTCGATG ACTATCTGGAGTTGACATTGCAGTTTGGAATGATCATGATGTTTGCATGTGCATTTCCCCTCGCATTCTCCTTTGCTGCCTTG AACAATATCACAGAGATAAGGACAGATGCACTGAAGCTGCTTGTCATGTTTAGGAGGCCTGTTCCTCGTCCTGCTGCAACTATTGGAGCTTGGCTGAATATATTTCAG TTTCTTATAGTTATGTCAATCTGCACCAACTGTGGGCTTCTCATTTGCTTGTATGATCTTGAGGGTAAATGGAGAATGGAGCCAGGCCTAGCAGCTATTCTCATCATCGAGCACATCCTCCTGCTTATCAAATTTGGATTCTCACGGTTTGTGCCAGAG GAACCTGCTTGGGTAAAACAAAACCGCGTGAAGAATGCAGCACAAGCACAGGAAGTGTGCTCTAAACAACTTTTGAGGAGCATCTCTGAGAGGAAATATAATAGGGATGAGTGA
- the LOC122655021 gene encoding ESCRT-related protein CHMP1B-like, whose product MNQIKKLKVRKCEKDEKAKRLMKQVRELKETVKRQIGKCEKDEKAEKVEIKKAMKKGNMDVARIYAENAIRKRSEQMNYVRLISRLDAVVARFDTQAMMTTVNKSFASIVITLDSNASRNQQNMLETMDQNVYREVEAQINKVRSEFLESSMGGSGRTSHSMPEGEVNNLMLQVANDSGLEVSVGLPHPAADAGRTDSSVKEKVD is encoded by the coding sequence ATGAACCAGATCAAGAAGCTTAAAGTTCGCAAGTGCGAGAAAGATGAGAAGGCCAAGAGACTGATGAAGCAGGTCAGGGAACTTAAAGAAACTGTAAAACGCCAAATCGGAAAATGCGAGAAAGATGAGAAGGCCGAGAAGGTCGAGATCAAGAAAGCAATGAAAAAGGGTAACATGGATGTCGCTCGAATCTATGCCGAGAACGCTATTCGTAAACGCAGCGAACAGATGAATTACGTCCGCTTAATCTCTCGTCTTGATGCCGTTGTTGCTCGGTTCGATACCCAAGCTATGATGACTACTGTCAACAAGTCATTCGCTTCCATTGTAATAACCCTAGATTCTAACGCCTCCAGGAACCAGCAGAACATGTTGGAAACCATGGACCAGAACGTTTACAGAGAGGTTGAAGCCCAAATCAACAAGGTTCGTTCTGAATTCTTGGAGAGTTCAATGGGTGGAAGTGGAAGAACATCTCACTCCATGCCTGAAGGTGAGGTCAACAACCTCATGTTGCAGGTCGCCAATGATAGTGGTTTAGAGGTCTCTGTTGGTCTGCCTCATCCTGCTGCTGATGCTGGTCGGACTGATTCATCGGTGAAGGAGAAGGTGGATTAG